One region of Streptomyces capillispiralis genomic DNA includes:
- a CDS encoding CARDB domain-containing protein, producing the protein MRRKRCGLRTITGLLLAGLVAVGLPSGTAGAAAPAAPGPNLALGRSATAGGSHAGHPATHATDGSQLSYWEGPAGSFPQWIRVDLGAAVAADRVVLKLPTGWEARTQTLTVEGSTDGSAFTALSGSAAHRFDPADGNTVTVGFTTRRIRHIQVRVSANTGWNAAQLSEIEVYGDDGGTPQQPPADGSNLSLGKPIEASSTIHSFVAAHANDGRTDTYWESHGHPATLTVDLGAEADLTGVVVALNPDSAWAERTQGIEVLGRDRTSSAFTSLKALADYTFTPGSRGNEVTIPVTGRHAEVRLRFTHNSSGYGAQVAEMRVTGTAAPHPDLIVSDLTWTPASPTESDAVTVRATVRNAGTAASAAATVDVSLEGTVAGSAPVGALAAGASQTVAVEAGRRAEGSYTVSAVVDPTDTVPEQDDTNNSRTGADKLTVARSPGPDLEVRAIGTSPAHPAAGAPVSFTVSVHNRGTSPAAGSVTRLAVGDTTLDGATGALAAGATAEVSVSGTWTATAGPAVLTATADATDTVGETNEDNNVLTRSIVVGRGAAVPYTEYEAEDGTYRGTLLTADAKRTFGHTNFATESSGRRSVRLDSTGQYVQFTSAGPTNSVVVRNSVPDAPAGGGTEATLSLYADGRFVQKIGLSSKHSWLYGTTDAPEGLTNTPQADARRLFDESHALLGRSFPAGTVFRLQRDTDDTAAFYVVDLIDLEQVAPPAAKPAGCVSLTEYGAVPNDGIDDTDALQRAVTDDQNGRIDCVWVPPGQWRQEQKILTDDPQNRGPYNQVGIRDVTVRGAGMWHSQFHTLTPPHQAGGINHPHEGNFGFDIDDNTRISDIAIFGSGTIRGGDGGAEGGVGLNGRFGKNTVISNVWIEHANVGVWVGRDYSDIPELWGPADGLRFSGMRIRDTYADGVNFANGTRNSVVENSSLRNTGDDALAVWASKYVKDPAVDIGHDNHFRNNTVQLPWRANGIAVYGGHGNTIESNLIHDTMNYPGIMLATDHDPLPFSGQTLVADNGLYRTGGAFWNEDQEFGAITLFAQGPDIPGVVIRDTDIHDSTYDGIQFKSGGGAVPDARITGVTIGESTNGSGILAMGGARGSATLTDVTITGSAEGDVVIEPGSQFVINR; encoded by the coding sequence ATGAGACGGAAGCGATGCGGCCTGCGAACGATCACCGGCCTGCTCCTGGCCGGCCTGGTCGCCGTCGGTCTCCCCTCCGGCACGGCCGGTGCCGCAGCACCAGCGGCACCCGGCCCCAACCTGGCACTCGGCAGGAGCGCCACCGCCGGCGGCTCCCACGCCGGCCACCCCGCCACCCATGCGACCGACGGGAGCCAGCTCAGCTACTGGGAAGGCCCCGCCGGGTCGTTCCCGCAGTGGATCCGGGTCGACCTCGGCGCCGCCGTGGCGGCCGACCGGGTCGTCCTGAAGCTGCCGACCGGCTGGGAGGCCCGCACCCAGACCCTCACCGTGGAGGGCAGCACCGACGGCTCCGCGTTCACCGCGTTGTCGGGCTCCGCCGCCCACCGCTTCGACCCCGCCGACGGCAACACCGTCACCGTCGGCTTCACCACCCGCCGGATACGTCACATCCAGGTCCGGGTGAGCGCCAACACCGGCTGGAACGCGGCCCAGTTGTCCGAGATCGAGGTCTACGGCGATGACGGCGGCACCCCGCAGCAGCCACCGGCCGACGGGAGCAACCTGTCGCTCGGCAAACCGATCGAGGCCTCGTCCACAATTCACTCGTTCGTGGCGGCCCACGCCAATGACGGGAGGACGGACACCTACTGGGAGTCCCACGGCCACCCCGCCACCCTCACCGTCGACCTGGGCGCCGAGGCCGACCTCACCGGTGTGGTCGTCGCACTGAACCCGGACTCCGCCTGGGCCGAGCGGACCCAGGGCATCGAGGTCCTCGGCCGCGACCGGACCAGCTCCGCCTTCACCTCGCTCAAGGCACTCGCCGACTACACCTTCACCCCCGGCTCCCGGGGCAACGAGGTCACCATCCCGGTCACCGGCCGCCACGCCGAGGTGCGCCTGCGGTTCACCCACAACTCCAGCGGATACGGCGCCCAGGTCGCCGAGATGCGGGTGACCGGAACCGCGGCCCCGCACCCCGACCTGATCGTCTCCGACCTCACCTGGACGCCCGCGTCCCCCACCGAGTCGGATGCCGTCACCGTCCGCGCGACCGTGCGCAACGCGGGGACCGCCGCGTCCGCCGCCGCCACCGTCGACGTCAGCCTGGAGGGCACCGTCGCGGGCAGCGCCCCCGTCGGCGCGCTCGCCGCGGGGGCCTCGCAGACCGTCGCCGTGGAGGCCGGCCGGCGCGCCGAGGGCAGTTACACCGTGTCCGCCGTGGTCGACCCGACCGACACCGTCCCCGAACAGGACGACACCAACAACAGCCGCACCGGGGCCGACAAGCTGACCGTCGCCCGGAGCCCCGGCCCGGACCTCGAGGTCCGCGCCATCGGCACCAGCCCGGCGCACCCCGCCGCGGGCGCCCCGGTGTCCTTCACCGTCTCCGTGCACAACCGGGGCACCTCACCCGCCGCCGGTTCCGTCACCCGGCTCGCGGTCGGCGACACGACGCTCGACGGAGCGACCGGCGCGCTCGCCGCGGGCGCCACCGCGGAGGTCTCCGTCAGCGGCACCTGGACCGCCACCGCCGGCCCGGCCGTCCTCACCGCGACGGCGGACGCCACGGACACCGTCGGGGAGACCAACGAGGACAACAACGTCCTCACCCGCTCGATCGTCGTCGGCCGCGGCGCCGCCGTGCCGTACACCGAGTACGAGGCGGAGGACGGCACCTACCGGGGCACGCTGCTGACCGCCGACGCCAAACGGACCTTCGGGCACACCAACTTCGCCACCGAGTCCTCCGGACGCCGGTCGGTCCGGCTCGACAGCACCGGCCAGTACGTGCAGTTCACCTCGGCCGGCCCCACCAACTCCGTCGTCGTGCGCAACTCCGTCCCGGACGCCCCGGCCGGCGGCGGCACCGAGGCCACGCTCAGCCTGTACGCCGACGGCCGGTTCGTGCAGAAGATCGGCCTCAGCTCCAAGCACAGCTGGCTGTACGGCACCACCGACGCCCCCGAGGGACTCACCAACACCCCGCAGGCGGACGCCCGCCGGCTCTTCGACGAGTCCCACGCGCTGCTCGGCAGGTCCTTCCCCGCGGGCACCGTCTTCCGGCTGCAGCGCGACACCGACGACACCGCCGCGTTCTACGTCGTCGACCTGATCGACCTGGAACAGGTGGCCCCGCCCGCCGCCAAGCCGGCCGGATGCGTCTCCCTCACCGAGTACGGGGCCGTCCCCAACGACGGCATCGACGACACCGACGCCCTCCAGCGCGCCGTGACCGACGACCAGAACGGACGCATCGACTGCGTGTGGGTCCCGCCGGGCCAGTGGCGCCAGGAGCAGAAGATCCTCACCGACGACCCGCAGAACCGCGGCCCGTACAACCAGGTCGGCATCCGCGACGTCACCGTCCGCGGCGCCGGCATGTGGCACTCGCAGTTCCACACGCTGACACCACCGCACCAGGCGGGCGGCATCAACCACCCGCACGAGGGCAACTTCGGCTTCGACATCGACGACAACACCAGGATCTCCGACATCGCGATCTTCGGCTCGGGCACCATCCGCGGCGGCGACGGAGGAGCCGAGGGCGGCGTCGGCCTCAACGGCCGGTTCGGCAAGAACACCGTGATCAGCAACGTGTGGATCGAACACGCCAACGTCGGCGTCTGGGTCGGCCGCGACTACAGCGACATCCCCGAACTCTGGGGCCCCGCCGACGGACTGCGGTTCAGCGGCATGCGCATCCGCGACACCTACGCGGACGGCGTCAACTTCGCCAACGGAACACGCAACTCCGTGGTGGAGAACTCCTCGCTGCGCAACACCGGTGACGACGCGCTCGCGGTATGGGCGAGCAAGTACGTCAAGGACCCCGCCGTCGACATCGGCCACGACAACCACTTCCGCAACAACACCGTCCAACTGCCCTGGCGGGCCAACGGCATCGCCGTCTACGGCGGCCACGGCAACACCATCGAGAGCAACCTGATCCACGACACCATGAACTACCCGGGCATCATGCTGGCGACCGACCACGACCCGCTGCCCTTCTCCGGGCAGACGCTCGTCGCCGACAACGGCCTGTACCGCACCGGCGGCGCCTTCTGGAACGAGGACCAGGAGTTCGGGGCCATCACCCTGTTCGCCCAGGGCCCCGACATCCCGGGAGTGGTGATCCGCGACACCGACATCCACGACTCGACCTACGACGGCATCCAGTTCAAGTCGGGCGGCGGCGCGGTCCCGGACGCCCGGATCACCGGCGTCACCATCGGCGAGTCCACCAACGGGTCGGGCATCCTCGCCATGGGCGGGGCCCGCGGCAGCGCCACCCTGACGGACGTCACCATCACCGGTTCGGCCGAAGGGGACGTGGTGATCGAACCCGGTTCGCAGTTCGTGATCAACCGGTAG
- a CDS encoding L,D-transpeptidase family protein has protein sequence MASSIPRPLRSRHRAPSRAGRRAGALLRAAAPAAVLVVLAVLTGCGAVTGTTARDVPAATAPAAGPPGTAYSAPGTGASGTAPTAGASGTGQTAQGRVGAGAETRTPARIAGLGPRTLAWIPENARQVLVVTGRGRDANRSEAVLHQDTGSGWRAGPVWPARNALKGWTDDHRAGDLRSPVGVFTLGDAGGLLPDPGTELPYDRSDGFAVGGTGFAGEPLAGSFDYVVAIDYNRVPGTSPLDLTRPLGAGRGGGIWLHVDHQGPTQGCVSLDKHHMRELLRTLDPDLHPVIVMGDAASLRL, from the coding sequence ATGGCTTCATCGATCCCCCGCCCGCTCCGCTCGCGGCACCGCGCTCCGTCCCGGGCCGGCCGACGGGCCGGCGCCCTCCTCCGCGCGGCGGCGCCGGCCGCCGTCCTCGTCGTCCTTGCCGTCCTGACCGGCTGCGGGGCGGTCACCGGCACCACGGCGCGGGACGTCCCGGCGGCCACCGCGCCGGCGGCGGGCCCGCCGGGCACCGCGTACTCCGCGCCGGGCACAGGCGCGTCCGGCACCGCGCCGACGGCCGGTGCGTCCGGCACCGGACAGACCGCGCAGGGCCGCGTGGGCGCCGGGGCGGAGACCCGGACGCCCGCCCGGATCGCCGGCCTCGGTCCCCGGACGCTGGCGTGGATCCCCGAGAACGCCCGTCAGGTCCTCGTCGTCACGGGCCGGGGCCGGGACGCCAACCGCTCCGAGGCCGTCCTCCACCAGGACACCGGATCCGGATGGCGGGCGGGCCCGGTGTGGCCAGCCCGCAACGCCCTCAAGGGCTGGACCGACGACCACCGGGCCGGCGATCTGCGCTCGCCCGTCGGCGTGTTCACCCTCGGCGACGCCGGGGGCCTGCTGCCCGATCCCGGCACCGAGCTGCCGTACGACCGGTCCGACGGCTTCGCCGTCGGCGGCACCGGGTTCGCGGGGGAGCCGCTGGCCGGGTCCTTCGACTACGTCGTCGCCATCGACTACAACCGCGTGCCGGGCACCTCACCGCTGGACCTCACCCGCCCCCTCGGCGCCGGCCGGGGCGGCGGCATCTGGCTGCACGTCGACCACCAGGGGCCGACCCAGGGCTGTGTGAGCCTCGACAAGCACCACATGAGGGAACTCCTGCGCACCCTGGATCCCGACCTGCACCCGGTGATCGTGATGGGGGACGCCGCGTCACTCCGCCTGTGA
- a CDS encoding phospholipase D-like domain-containing protein, with protein MTTANRADLREQRLRRRLERLLGIAATEGNEIVPLRNGDAIFPAMLEAIRGAEHTVDMMTFVYWKGAIAQEFARALADRARAGLRVRLLLDGFGAMEIEQDLLDAMDAAGVQIAWFRKPLHLSPFKQNHRCHRKALVVDERTAFTGGVGIAEEWCGDARTPGEWRDTHVRVRGPAVDGIAAAFAQNWAECHDTLYDERDRFTEHEQPGRATVQVVRGSAGFGWQDMQTLMRIVLTSAEERFRLSTAYFAPDAYFVGLLADTARRGVRVEILLPGPHTDQRVCRIAGQRHYGTLLDAGVEIREYQPTMLHTKIVTVDGVASLIGSTNFNRRSMEHDEEVMLAVLDAEFTAALDRDFDEDRRAGEPVDPARWRRRPVTRRLREAAVVPLRRFL; from the coding sequence ATGACCACCGCGAACAGGGCGGACCTGCGTGAGCAGCGGCTGCGAAGACGCCTGGAGCGGCTGCTCGGCATCGCCGCCACCGAAGGCAACGAAATCGTGCCGCTGCGCAACGGCGACGCGATCTTCCCCGCGATGCTCGAGGCGATCCGCGGGGCGGAACACACCGTCGACATGATGACGTTCGTCTACTGGAAGGGCGCCATCGCGCAGGAGTTCGCGCGGGCCCTGGCCGACCGGGCCCGCGCCGGACTGCGGGTGCGTCTGCTGCTCGACGGGTTCGGCGCGATGGAGATAGAGCAGGACCTGCTCGACGCCATGGACGCCGCCGGCGTGCAGATCGCCTGGTTCCGCAAACCGCTGCACCTGTCGCCGTTCAAGCAGAACCACCGCTGCCACCGCAAGGCCCTGGTCGTCGACGAACGCACCGCGTTCACCGGCGGGGTGGGCATCGCCGAGGAGTGGTGCGGCGACGCCCGCACCCCGGGTGAATGGCGTGACACGCACGTACGGGTGCGCGGTCCGGCCGTGGACGGCATCGCCGCCGCGTTCGCGCAGAACTGGGCGGAGTGCCACGACACCCTGTACGACGAGCGCGACCGGTTCACCGAGCACGAGCAGCCCGGGCGGGCCACCGTGCAGGTGGTGCGCGGCTCGGCGGGTTTCGGCTGGCAGGACATGCAGACGCTGATGCGCATCGTGCTGACCTCGGCGGAGGAGCGCTTCCGCCTGTCCACCGCCTACTTCGCCCCCGACGCGTACTTCGTCGGGCTGCTCGCGGACACCGCCCGCCGGGGCGTGCGCGTGGAGATCCTGCTGCCCGGGCCGCACACCGACCAGAGGGTGTGCAGGATCGCCGGACAGCGGCACTACGGCACCCTGCTCGACGCGGGCGTCGAGATACGCGAGTACCAGCCGACCATGCTCCACACGAAGATCGTCACGGTCGACGGCGTGGCCTCGCTGATCGGCTCCACCAACTTCAACCGGCGGTCGATGGAGCACGACGAGGAGGTCATGCTGGCCGTGCTCGACGCCGAGTTCACGGCCGCCCTCGACCGTGACTTCGACGAGGACCGCCGCGCGGGTGAGCCCGTCGACCCCGCGCGCTGGCGGCGGCGCCCGGTGACCCGGCGGCTGCGCGAGGCGGCGGTCGTGCCGCTGCGCCGGTTCCTGTGA
- a CDS encoding DUF6328 family protein, producing MTTQAAERSGPGRSRPGPDDDDRESPETPRERVNRRWNEIMQETRVAQTGVQILFGFLLSVAFTQHFRDLGTFAHVVYVITVVLGALATASLIAPVSLHRFLSGQRMKDEMVEVAHRLMMCGMVLMALTIGCTLLLILHVVVPGLLSELLAGAVMLWFALSWYALPLWLRRRAARRPDGEDAA from the coding sequence ATGACGACACAAGCGGCGGAGCGGTCCGGTCCAGGACGGTCCCGCCCGGGGCCGGACGACGACGACCGGGAATCCCCGGAGACGCCGCGGGAACGCGTGAACCGCAGGTGGAACGAGATCATGCAGGAGACGCGGGTCGCGCAGACCGGTGTGCAGATCCTCTTCGGTTTCCTGCTGAGCGTGGCCTTCACGCAGCACTTCAGGGACCTCGGCACCTTCGCCCATGTCGTCTACGTCATCACCGTGGTGCTCGGGGCGTTGGCCACCGCGTCCCTGATAGCGCCGGTGTCCCTCCACCGCTTCCTCTCCGGTCAGCGGATGAAGGACGAGATGGTGGAGGTCGCACACCGGCTCATGATGTGCGGCATGGTGCTGATGGCGCTGACGATCGGCTGCACGCTCCTGCTCATCCTGCACGTCGTCGTCCCCGGCCTGCTGTCCGAACTGCTCGCCGGTGCGGTCATGCTGTGGTTCGCGCTGTCCTGGTACGCCCTCCCCCTGTGGCTGCGCCGGCGTGCCGCCCGGCGCCCGGACGGTGAGGACGCCGCATGA